In Oreochromis aureus strain Israel breed Guangdong linkage group 9, ZZ_aureus, whole genome shotgun sequence, the genomic window TTGTGGAGCTTCGGTATGAGTGTGATGACTGGAACAGTTCAGTGAAAGTgtgatttattaaatttttttccTCACTCCGTCTCTTGCATTATTTAAATTACAATCCCGGTTAAGCACCTGCAGCAGtggtgcatgcatgcatgcaaggcgtgcacagagagagagagagagagagagagagaaagaaaggggggggggtcgatgttgtctcttttttttttttttttttttttttttggagggagTTGACCATGAAAGCGGTTGCTTACACTCGGTGTTGCGGGCAGGGTCACGCTCTCTGCTCTCTGCTGTGAATCGACTAATCGCTCCGTTCTGTTTTCGCCAGCCTCGCCGTGAGGAGAGACGAACCAAACGCACCATGCCGCGGAATCCAAGTTTGGCGAGTAAGAACTACGACTACGACTACCTGCAGCCCTATTTCTACTACGACGACGAGGAGGAGGATTTCTACCCTCAGCAGTCCCAGCCTCCGGCACCCAGCGAAGACATCTGGAAGAAATTTGAACTGCTGCCGACCCCTCCCCTCTCCCCGAGCCGCCGGCCGTCCCTGTCCAGCCTCGACCTTTCCATCGCGGATCAGCTGGAGATGGTGACCGAGTTCCTCGGGGATGACGTGGTCAACCAGAGCATCATCTGCGACTCCGATTACTCCCAGAACTTCCTCAAGAACATCATCATCCAGGACTGCATGTGGAGCGGCTTTTCCGCCGCCGCCAAGCTGAAGAAGGTGGTGTCCGAGCGGCTCGCCACCCTGCACGCCGCCCGGAAGGAGTCTGCGGTCGGTGACGGCGCAGAGCCCGCCGGCCCCGCGGCTGCCGCCGCCGCGGCTGCCGCCGCCGCTACTGCGGCTCTTCCTGCgtggaagctgaacagcagctACCTGCAAGACCTGAACACGTCTGCGTCGGAGTGCATCGACCCCTCGGTGGTTTTCCCGTATCCCGTAGCCGAGACGCCCAAGCAGAGCGCAGGGACCCCGCCTAGCAAGGATTTGGGACTGGACACGCCGCCCAACAGCAGCGGGAGCAGCAGCAGTTGTAGCGATTCAGGTGAGctcttattcatttatttatgtgtgtgtatattctGCCTGGGGAGGCACACCCCTCAGTGCAATTAGGGATTTTCTTTCTGTTGGCGGGGACATGCATGACATTATGACTGAAATGCGGCACATTCTTGCTTTTCCTTCACACGAATTGCAGGCAGGAAGGTGGATCCTGCTGCCACTTCCACCCCATGTCATGCAGTAGACTGCTGTGAGATTAGCTGGAGGGAATGGCTGCATGTTAAGCAATCAACTGATGTGGAAGAGAGGGAAAGCCTGAATGGACTGCAGAGATGCTTTTAGAGGAGGATTACAACCCCGGTGTGGCAGCAgagtgtgtgactgtgtttttGCTCTCTtgcagaggaagaggatgaaggcgatgatgatgaggaggaggaggaggaggaagaggacgaacaggaggaagaggagtatATTGACGTGGTCACTGTGGAAAAGAGGCAGGTGGTGAAACGGTGCGACTCCAGCCCGCTGGAGACCAGGCACCCCAGCCCACTCGTGCTGAAGAGGTGCCACGTCTCCACCCACCAGCATAATTACGCCGCCCATCCATCCATGAGGCACGAGCAGCCTGCTGTCAAGAGGCTGAAGCTGGAGAGCAGCGGTGGAGGTGCCAGCAGCCACAGCCACAGCCACAGCAGGGTCCTCAAACAGATCAGCAGCAACCGCAAGTGTTCCAGCCCGCGAACGTCGGACACGGAGGACTACGACAAGAGAAGGACTCATAACGTGCTGGAGCGCCAAAGGAGGAACGAGCTGAAGCTGAGCTTCTTCGCTCTGCGGGACGAGATCCCCGAGGTGGCCAACAACGAGAAGGCGGCCAAGGTGGTGATCCTGAAGAAGGCCACGGAGTGCATCTATAGCATGCAGTCGGACGAACAGAAACTCCTCTCTCTGAAAGAGCAGCTGAGGAGGAGAAGCGAACAGTTAAAGCAGAGACTCGCACACCTGCAGGGTTGCCGTGCTTAAACTTTGAatcataatatttttttttttcttaaaataaaagttCAATACTTGGGGGTTGGGGGGGGTTTGGGTGTGTACAGTTGTTGCTGCATGCAGATGCAAAACAGATTAAGTTGTTTTGGAATCTGGTTTGATTACAatgtaagaagaaaaaaaacaactgcctCATCTGATGaagatatttaaaagttttattttattaataaaatgtttaaaaatgtggctCACACTGTTGGAAGCCTAAActaaaatattgatttttatggtttgtttttttttttgttttgttttttttgtacataaTTAATATTTCctaagaaaatgtatttttggatTTCGATTGTCTGGATGTTCAGacacactgtttgtttgttttttgttttttcattatgtTCATAGATTCTTtttcaaatataaaacaaaaatctgtttcttgAACTTGTCTCTCATTCTTCGCCACCATTAGCAGCCACTCAGTCATACCTGAGTAGGGGGCGTCCACATGAATACGTTAGAAAGTGAGTGGTTAGGTAGAAAACTTATCTGAGCGTTATAAAACTTTGAGtcactcctcttcctctgacTGACGAAAGGTAAGGGTCAAAACCTAAATATGAGTACACGCTCTTAAATAAAGCAACACCAAGAGTGTAAAAGTCCTGCTGCAGTGAATTTTAAGCAAAATCTGcataaatggtttaaaaaaaaaaaaaaaactttgattaCGTGTTTTGTGCAGAAAAGGGAATTCTTCTTCAGACTTAGAAGAAGCCACCTCAGCTCCTTGATATGAGTCCTAGATGCTTGCGCAAGCGCGCAGAAGGCTGGGAAACTGCATTTCATGCTTAAACGCAAGTATTGTGAAGCTGTCTTTAGATGAGGGCTGGTGCATTAAACGGCACACCTGCGCTCACATTTCTTATAGTAGCACACTAATAAAAGTGTGGCACGGGAACTCAGACGGTCGTTTATACCTTAAAACCACAGATATGTAATATATAGATATAACGtatatttatatctttatatatacatgtaaaatGAACTGTCTGAGTTCGAATAAATGAATAACGTGGTGAAGTTTATCTAGTTAGACCGTGGTAAAACCCCACCTGTTCTACCGTTGTCTCGAGCGGCTTTCCAGACTCGACGTGACGTCACACACGCCGTATCCCGAGCGCTCCCCCCCTCCACCTCTGAGCGCGTGGTCCTGGTCGCGAGCACATGGAAGTGAGGTTTGAGATTTGTGTCTGAGAGACGTTCGAGCGACTGTCGGGAAAACGGAATATAAAGTGAATTAAAGAAGCAGCCCGAGCAGCCCGGTAAGAGCTCCCCGCGCCCTCCGTCCATCTCTGcttttatatattaaatatttatgttattttttgaaTTTAGGTGTGATAATAGAAGAAAGTAAATGCCATTCATGGTTCAGCCTGTCTTGTGAAAACTTAATTTAAAGGCGAACGGGATTTCTGGAGGTTTTAATTTGCTGttaatgggaaaaaaacaaaaaactattgTTCTCTGGACAAGTGTTATTTTCGTCTGGTTTCTCTATTGTCTGTCCAACTCCTGCAGTTTTGGGGCTGTGGGATGTTTGAAGCACGTGTTCTGTGAGTCTATTGTTGTTTCAGGTGACCACACTGATCACATGCTTTGTTTACCTTGTTTGCTTGAGCTCACGTTTTGTACTTGTGAGCCTTTATTCTCCATGGAGTGCTTGCTTCCTGCGTGGCTTTATGTTTGCTGTCAGTTTGATGGTACAGTTGTTATGAAGGATCATCATGAAGGACAACAAAAGGCGTCTGTGATTGCTTCATGTATATAGGCGTGGGGGTCCTGGATTTAGGGGCTGTTTTGTGCATCAAGTGGAGAAGTTTCTCAGCCGTATTGTTTATGTTCCTGTTTGTGACTGCACATAAAGGCAGTTTTAGGCTGTGATGGTGGAGCAGCATGTATGAGGCATGAGGTGCAGCCACGATGAGACATGAGGAGGACCACAAAGGATGGGATTAGTGTGGATTCATTGTGTGGGCTTTCCCGAGTGGGCAGGGCTGTGTGTTGGAGTGTTGAAGACCTCATGCACCCACCCTGCTGATGTCCAGAGAAACATTACATCCCTGTTAGAATAAAGGTGCTCGTATAATTTCTGTGTGTTATGCTTTGGGAATCGGCGCCTAGTGGCGTGGTTTTGGTGTGAAACGGGGTAAAAGTAGGCTAGATTTCATGAGTATTTGTCCTGCCTTGGTTAAAAATAACGGCCATTTTAAGCCACGTTTCTGTGGCTGTATTTCAGCGTGCAGTTCGAatctcccacacacacagacgttgAGGTTTAGCCCAGTTTTATTAAAACCCTGATGCCTTTTCACCTGCATATCACAAAAATGATGCCTAGTTGGGTGTGTGAGGATTCAAATGGCTCACAGTATTTAAACTGGATCACACAGAAATTTCACAACACTGCTGGCTTTACTCTGCGACAGCCCATCCTTGAGTTAAAGAGTATGACTCTTAAACGTTTGTAATAAGGCTACACTTGTCTTAACGGGCACCTGTTGCATccattttcatttctgtttgtaaTCTTTGGAGTCACAAAGAGtcactttttattttcagttcagAAAAACCCTTGTCTATCTCCTATTGGCCCTTTACAAGCTCATCACTGAACGCTCCATTTGAAACAAACTCCTTTAAAATCCAACTGTTTTCTGATTGGCCAACTTCTGGAAGCCTACCGAGGGGCTGCTGCCTGTACTTTCTGATTGTCCTCTATCTGTAGTAGCTGCCCATATAAAGAAATCCATTATTTACAGCACTACtgagattttattttgctttaaaatacaacacagtaagtttaacaggaaaaaaaggactTGCTTATTTCGTCTGTATAATTCACAAAGTCATTTAGGAGCTCTTATATTTGTTCTGAAGACTTTAATCACACTTAAAATATAATCTGCTCCATAATTAAGAAACGGAGTGAGGGGGGAAATTAACTTTGTTCCCAGGCTGCAGCTCGTTAAGATGCAGTTGCAACTTTGGACGCTGGTTACAAATGTTTTGTGCGCAGCACTAATGATCCTTTTTTTCATCCTAGTGGTGCAGTGGCTCAACAAGGTTTGGTGTTTTCATTCATTGCGATTACACAGGAGAGGAGCCACCTGGTGATCATCTGAGACTAAAGATTGTTTTTAATCATCATTTAATCTGAACTTGTTTATTTAAATCTATgaatgattataaaaatagggGGGAAAAACTCCGTTTCATCAAAAAGTGTTGTATTCTCTAACCTGCCTAATAATGATAAAGATCATGAAGTTATAGTGGAATAAACCTCAGAGAGTACTAATGTTAAAGAATAGATAGTAATAAAGTAGTGGGAGTAAGAAAAAACGTTAACATTTATGTTTCTTAAACAACTGATGAATTGACTGAAACTGACCAAACAGACAACCAATCATTCATACCTGGGTGGGAGTGGGCTGTATATAATAAGCcacacctgttcagctgcttgtgtctgtgtaggttctcagccATCCAAGTCATGGTAATCTAAGGAACATGGAAAGAAAAGTGATGGGACTTGTTTAAAGCCCCTTTTCTATTAGTACCTACTCAGATGACTTGCCacagttttcagggttttcccaTTAGGTCATATTACTGGTTACCAGGTACTAAATTAGTACCTGCACAGCTGGGTTCCAAAGTGAtctgagcaggtactaaaatatGATGTCATCAGACTGCCACCGATGCCAATTGCAAGCCACAGATTGGCTGGTCAGTAGCAGCACTCAGTGAGTTCACGAAAATAAAAactgccattttttttaaagccgggCAGCGAggaaatggctacaaaaaaCAGCAGCGTGGTCTGACGAAATGCCACAGACTGAGCAGCAGGTATATCGTCCCCTCGATGTCCACCTTTGTTCTAGCATTCATGTTGCATACTAATTAAGTCACGGGATGCTCCGCCGTGTTGCTATAAGGACGACGACGCACATTAGGTGGTACtcgattgtaatggaaaacgaGTCGAtctgagtaggtactaatggaaaaggggcttaaGGTTCCTGAAGACATTtgacctctcatctgagaaacTTCTTTAGCTATAAGACCAAGAGAAGTAAGATGGTTTAAAAGatgagtgaaagaagccatctgtgtccactgtgaacgaccagcCTTGAACAGGTTgcttatgacaccaactgtctgccatctacaaTCCAGTTTTTAGATCCCTTCCCAGGCGcgttaacgcccactcacatcttgcATCTCACATGATCAGTAAGTCATGTAATGGGGTGAGGCAAGGTCTCACACTGGTTTCACCCAAAACCTCTGCTGGTAATGGCCCCAACCCTTTTTCTAACCTTGGCTCATGCGATGAGGCACATGATTAATAGTGGGCCAAAGACCCTCTTAAGGGGCAACTCCCACTACGGCTCAAATACCTgcgactctccaccatttgatcttagaactgaagaagcttctcggatgagtgGTGGAACGTCttcaggaaacttaaagaagtccgaccgcttttcttttcaagctccttagatgttcaactgcttgttaagaCAAACATCTAATGAAACATCCAAGAGGAGAATGGTCAGACTGATTGGACCTGATAGGACTATAGCATCATTACAGCCAagctatgcagaagagcatctctgaatgcagaaAATGTCGATCGTTGAAatagatgggctacagcagcagaagaccacaatAGATGCAACTGTCAGCTAAGAGTTTAGATTTCAAAAGGGCTCAAAATGGGACAATAGAAGACCAGAAAAGTCTGATGAgtttcaatttctgctgcagtgTTAGGATGGGAGGGTCAGAATTTAATGTAAGTCACATAAAATCATGGATCTACCCTgacttgtatcaacagttcacgttgctgctgctggtgtaatggtgtgggagaTATTTTCTTGCCACACTGAGTAAAGTTGCTTTCTTGAACAttacagtgagttcactgtccTCAAATAACCTCcatagtcaccagatctcaatccattacagcacctttgggatgtggtgcaGCAGGAGATtcgcatcatggatgtgcagccgacaaatctgtTGCAActttgtgatgctgtcatgtcaacatggaccagaATCTGACGAATCTTTCCAGCAGCTTTTTGGATGAAggaggcagttctgaaggcaaaagtgggtccaacctggtactagcgaggtgtacctaatgaactGTCTAGAAAATGTATCTGCTGTAATATATATAAAGATCCAGCCTCAGAAACATGAAACATAACTgctgacatttgttttaaagagATGTGATCTCTGTCGAATATGAGTATCACCCCGAGGAAGTCAGATTCAAAAATATTTCCTATTCCTCGAGTAAGGAATGGAATTTCATTTGCATTGCTATAATTACATCAGCTCTTGGCTTGTCTGACACACTGAGACCTTGTACCTCTcactggagctgttttgcagtAAACGGTGTGTGTGTTGGACTGTAACTTGGAGACCTGTGTGATTTCCAGCCAAACTCAAAGTGAGCCAAACTCCACCGCAGCAACTGCACACATACTTAGAGGCCCAGGGATGCACAGAGGTCTGCTGTTATGTAATCTGTGTTTTTCAGTCTTGGAAACTGGAACAGATTAAAGTAAAGCAGCTGATTCTCCTGAAAACTTTACTTTGCTGCCAGATTCGGCTTTTCTCTCACTTAACAGCATGGTTATTATCAGATGACATCACTTTCCTCTTTGGGAGTGTGCAGCCTTGTTTGCATTATCTCTTCTGTGCTGTCAGTGTGTTTTGATAGGCGCCGAGACTGTTTAGAAATATGTTGATGAGAAATATGAGTCAGGCATTAGATGCAGCATGGCCATCTATACAACCATCCATCTAACTGTAAAATAGTAAGCGATTTAGCCCATCTTACTGACGTTATCAGTGGTGCCAAGAACAGTGTTTTCAGACCACATTTTTTCAAATCTGTGGAGCCATTACTCATCCAAATGTAATGAGATAGCATGAGTTTCCTTCCATTAGTTGTTAGTTATGGCTTGGTGATATTAATTGTGTGTTCACATGGACTTCTTAGTGAATAATGATGCCTCATTGGTATTTGTTGCACCTATTTTTGATATTTGTCAGCATAGTTGAGGTGGCTAAGCCATCATTATAATAccttcttttctgtgttttttactgCGTTGCAGCTTATCCTtctctgtatataaaagatggaagtgGCATCtgggaaaaatgaagccaacataGAAGTTCTTCAAACTGCGTTATTTTAATGTCAAGCAGAAGGGCCATTCCTCGGATTGTAAGAAGGAGAGTTGCTCTTGTATAGACGTTTATGAGAAATGGCCATTGTGGCTCCTTTTCTCTGTGACCTCAGTGAATACTTTCACGATGACTTTATGGATTCAGTTACTAGTTTTAGGTCTTTCTAAATACAACATAAAgtccattttgtaaattatctAATTAAAGACAGCTGGATTCTTCAGGGTATGGTCATTAGCTCGTTGAATTAAAGGTACTGTGGTGCAGTGGTAAATGgagtcttcttcacacactaaggttaattatggagttccacagggttccatGCTAGGACctattctgtttacattatagatGTTTCCCTTTGGCAGTAATCATTCAAAGttatagcatacattttcattacTATGCAGATTATACCCAGTTATCTGTCCATGAAgtcagataacacacaccaattagttaagcTGCAGATATGTCTTAAAGATATATAAAGGTTCGTGGGAAGTTGCTCAGGAGCCTaaatctattgcagcataactccagaaggattcagggtcacctgatccagccctaactataagccTTCTCGAAAAGGAAAATTTTAAGCCTAATTTTAAAAGCAGAGAGAGCGTCTGTGTCCGAAATCTAAAACGGGAGCTGGTTTCAACAATTACACCATTAATTCTTGCAAATGACAAGGACACAGCTGTCCTGTCTTTACGCTGAGACATACTCTGTGACTGAGATGTTATAGTAAAAAGGAGGTCCGGTTTTAGCTAAGTCATGCTGAACTGACCAGACTGAAAACGTATAGCAAACTTACTCTTACATCCGTGCTCTGCACATTCTCCTGTGATTTGAACCATGACACAACATAATATATGCAAAACATAGATCCACCAGGGTCACTACAGTTTTGTCCAAATAAGTACAAAGTTTTACCCCATTGACCACATGGTCATCTTCTAATAATTTTACTATTGCTGGCAGATTTGAGGTTAGTGTCCTTAGAAAGGAGTGTTGTGGGGTGCTCTCTGCAGTGTCTGGCTTATGTAACAGTACTGGTCACTGTAGTGAGTGATGTCATCGACTATGCTtgtaaaatatacatttcaaaAGTGAAGTTTTAGAACGCAACATGATCCAAGTCAAACAGATTCCAACCTCCTCTCAATTCACCAAAAGTGTCTCCCTTTGTCACAGTGTAGCTTTTCGAGCCGCTCTTCAACCCACATTCAGATGgaaaacaagctgctgaatgCTGTAGCCGGTCAGCCTTTGTATTTCTCCACGCAAAGGACATGAATGCATGCTGTAGCAGAGTGCGGCGAGTATTGTCATGCGCTGCTTTGTTTACAGCAGTCCTCATCAAAGCAGGACGGACCGGCTGGATTAGAGCTCGTTCTCCCACAAGAGTTTGATGTTCCACACAGGGGGCCAAGAAGAGGGCAGGATTTGAAGTTAAGTCTTAGTGCAGGAGAGGATTGTGTAGTCTGCTGGCTTTATAGACACAGAACATACAACTATATACTTTACATGCTGACCTTATTATCTCTGGTTGTTAGCTGTGCTCCCATTTCTAACTCATGCCACACCATAGATCTGATAGCTCTGTGATGGACTAGTAGGTAGTTGGGATGGACTGCAGCCCTCCTGTGACCTGGATAGATGATTACATTAGATCTGAATATAATATTAAGCATGGAAGCTTATGGATGTTCCTTATGAGGATATTTTAACAAACCAAGCAAATATTCAGTGATTTCATCTAGTCTGATTTAAAAATGTTGCTTATgtgctctgttttattttgtctttaacGATAAATCTGTGGGGTTTTTGGCTTTTGGAATACCAAAATAAGCAATCTGAAGATGCCATCTTGTGCTCCTGAATACTGGTGTTGATAATCTTTTGTTAACGGGGGCATCAACTTGGATTTATTGGTGCCGGAGTTTTGATTAATGACTCTGGCTGCAGAGTTGTAACCTACATACCAAAAATACCAGTGACATGACAGAGGAGACACTGACTTATGTAGCACTGATTTGAAGTTGTATCTGTGTTTCTTATGTTAAAGAGGAATTATCCTCATTAGAAAGTCCAAGGACTCACCAATCAGTGTTCAGACGCGTTAAAATCTCCCTCCATTCAGACCCTGTTTTGCAATCAGTCACACTGATGAGCTGTTTCATCCACAGTGAAAGAAACTCACATCTGACCTCTGGTTTTAAAACTGTCCCAtacacttttttactttttaaataattgGCTGCAAAAGTAGAAATTTATTAAATTTTCGGCAAGGAAAAGGTTTAAGGCTGGTTCTAAAACTGAGTCTGTCCTCTACAGTTACAACCATTTACCGAATAACTCGAATACACAAAATCCTCGATGCAAATTCTTTGCTCCGATGCTGCGTTTAATCCACGACTCTGTAGCATTCAGTTCTCACCATGTAAACATGAGCGCTTCACCTACATTTGCAACTAAAAAACAGACCTGCAAGAAGCATAATTAGGAGCACAGGTGTGATTGAAAAGTATTGCAACATTAAGCCCAAGAACCCACCACATGTCTCCACAAAAAGACGGATAACAGAAGAGCAACAGTGGCGTCTGCACATGTGCAGTGAAGAGCAAAAAGGCGGAGCTGTTACTGGGAAGGTGAGCTCAGGTGgagtaaaagaaaatgttttttctagCATCTAGGGATGCGTTCGTTACTGTAATTACCATAAAAACATACACTGGGAAAAGGCTGGCAGCAGGCCTTCAACAAACCACCACCTGTTCAACAAGCTCCAACGTGAAGGAAAGATTACTTTTCATGTGCTCCCATCCACCACTGTTTGTTTTACACTGTGAAACTGTCAGTAAAGCTATAGAAGTTAAAATAAACATGTATATATGCAGAACTGTCAATGTAATCTGGCAGCTTACTGAAAGCCGTCCCACTTTTTCTACTGCAGTGATACCTGCAAAAAGCAGGGCCGAGTCTAAAGGGGGGGCATGGGGTGCACCAGACCATAtttatttaaaggttttagtAGTCTTATTTAGattaatataaatttaaatacattatttaaattgtaataatatttaaaaaatatgcgTGTTTTAGTCTGGACACTGAATTATTATTAAGATGTCCACCATCAGAACGTCTGTTTTCTGCAGCAGGAAACATGGAATTAATATGTAGTGTAGATTTTGATATGCGAGCTTGTCTTCATTTGTGGCCACCATGTGCTTCTTTAAAGACTTACAGACTCACAAAATCACGCATGCATTACCTTGCTTAAACACGCttaaacaaacagacacacacaaactgccTCGTTGATACAAAACTGTGACaaccttcttttttcccccctttgctTCCAGCTTTGTAAAAAAAGTCTTTCAGGAAAGTAGAATAAAGGATGTTTAAATTTATTTAGTTCAGGTTGTATGTGTACCTTACTTTATTATGAAACTACTTTAATTTTTTCacttacaaaaatattttttattttaaaaaaatgtgatttttaataTGGGGATTCATTCTTTTGGCTGGCGTTGTATGCACTtaaactattaaaaacattgttttgtcTAAAATGGAAACCAGTGAGTTGTTCATTCAGACcagtcttttttctcttttgaatcTTCACTGTTGCTCATTAACAGGACAAAAGTATTTATGATCCAATTACTCCATTAATTGATAGCTGCAGCCCTACAGTCCTCATTAACTCCCATGTAAAAACGCTCggttatatagcagaaataaacatgtttgcagTCTGGTATAAAAATCTGTTTGTCTCTGTCGAGCTATCAAAACTGTTTAAATGCTATTAAAGCCTGAAGTTGTGCATTATTAGAGGCTTGGCTGCTTTGAGTGACACTCTGCTGCCTCCACGTCAGTCAAACTGGTCCACTGGTACTTATATAGAGCTTTTCTACTGCAACTAAACAGTCAAAGCATTTTTTACTACACgcctcattcacccatccaTACACATAAATACATGCTTTCTAACGatagcacacacacagtt contains:
- the myca gene encoding transcriptional regulator Myc-A, with amino-acid sequence MPRNPSLASKNYDYDYLQPYFYYDDEEEDFYPQQSQPPAPSEDIWKKFELLPTPPLSPSRRPSLSSLDLSIADQLEMVTEFLGDDVVNQSIICDSDYSQNFLKNIIIQDCMWSGFSAAAKLKKVVSERLATLHAARKESAVGDGAEPAGPAAAAAAAAAAATAALPAWKLNSSYLQDLNTSASECIDPSVVFPYPVAETPKQSAGTPPSKDLGLDTPPNSSGSSSSCSDSEEEDEGDDDEEEEEEEEDEQEEEEYIDVVTVEKRQVVKRCDSSPLETRHPSPLVLKRCHVSTHQHNYAAHPSMRHEQPAVKRLKLESSGGGASSHSHSHSRVLKQISSNRKCSSPRTSDTEDYDKRRTHNVLERQRRNELKLSFFALRDEIPEVANNEKAAKVVILKKATECIYSMQSDEQKLLSLKEQLRRRSEQLKQRLAHLQGCRA